Part of the Lucilia cuprina isolate Lc7/37 chromosome 5, ASM2204524v1, whole genome shotgun sequence genome is shown below.
aactaaaactaattacaacaaaataaagcaaattttaaaaatatttatatacttcctaaatttaattacaataaattacTAACTAAAGACCAGTTTAGATTTCAAAGCTAGTTTCACAAAAACACAAAGCTAACTTTtcgttctttttatagaaactaaaGCTTTAGTTACATATTACTACATATTTACTACTGTTGTCTTCAAAGCATTCGATGATTGGAGGGGAAATTTCCAAACTGTTGATCATTTGGTGAACTAGTCAATTCATTGGGCACCAATTCATTTTGTTGACCCTGCAATGCCATTGTCTCATAGGCACTATAAGGATCATTACGTCTTTCCCAACCATGAGTTGGAGCTGCTGCCGCACTACTGCCATATGAGTAACCGCTCACTTGAGGTTGTCCTTGACCACCATGAATGTGTAAGTGAATTTCCTTGTTGCTATGATGTTCTACGGGAGCAGCTGATTGCCAACCACTGCTAGCATAAGGAGTCCAATTCCAGGTAGGTGGAGGAGGAGCAGCAACATGTTCAACATGACCAAAGTGTGATTTAAGTGTGAAGAATTTACCTAAGAGTGCCAGTAAGTTCATAACCACTAAGACCTTGACTAAGAAAAGAGTTTTCATGCCGATCGCTACTAGGAAGGCCACCATGGCAGAGAGTACaccaaatttgaaaacaatGGGTATGAGAGCCATTTGTAGACGACGAATTTTACCAAAAGTACGTCCTTCTGTTGTGGAATAGATAAGAAGTAATAGAAGATTATTGAATGTATTAAATATAGTAATATAGAGAAGATATAAAACGATATTGGGGccttaggctatagactagtctatagtcttgactatgaagtatatataataatagagttgtctatatatagtcttgactaaggAGTTTGTGGTAGTTACTTGCTTTCAATatcatcaccgtgttaaaataagttccagttctgttctagttcagttctagttcagttctagttcaattctagttcagttctagttcagttctagttcagttctagttcagttctagttcagttctagttcagttctagttcagttctagttcagttctagttcagttctagttcagttctagttcagttctagttcagttctagttcagttctagttcagttctagttcagttctagttcagttctagttcagttctagttcagttatagttcacttGTAGATCAGTCCTAGTTTAGCAATTCCTTTCTgaatgtgaaaaattttaatgaaatcgaaccaaaacttttcaaattgaTGTTAAATAATGTATTGtgaattagaattttattttcgatgacataaacttttaaaatatcatgATCATGTCCTACACACTAAATAGttgtaaattaaaacaaaagacttaaaatgcgaactttttttggcaaattatttaaagagcatttaaGAGgtgtataattatataaaaaccgctttataattacaatttttcttaaatacttcAATTAACAGTATCTGTagaaatgttttgttaaatgtttcatACATTTAAGAATGTCTTAAATCAATAAAAGTGTATTCTATTAGTAATATACTTTAATATGTTTACTATTGATTAATAATTACGATACTTAACATATTCCCCTTAATGTCATGTTAACTGTTACATTTAACATGCTGTCAAACACTtgttatttgattttctttcaTGCTGTTACCACCACCTTTTAttcaattaacatttttgaCAATTGTAAagcattgtttgtttttttatttatttatttttaataatgtgaGTTTTGTTGTGAATTTTTAATACTATTTgatttggttaaaattttctactttcattttctaaaaatttcttataaataatgttgaaaactagtgtttttgtttgttatttttttttaagatagaaATATTATGGGAAAGAACATTGtgcttaacaattttaaacaaagattgctttcttttctaaaataaataaattaagttaattatttaaataaatggttttaaacatttaagtcgagaagaaaataattattaggtTAATATTAAGGTTTggagaattatttttaatgatttttttttaaatcattaaagatgaaagaaattttttaaagaatttaaagaatAACATGAAACTTCTATACGTTTTTTTTCGCTAAtagtttaattattattattatttacaacaatttttgtagttaatttaCTTTcatgaatttttcaatttttttttaatcttaactTTTGAAGCCTTAAGATATACTACAGATAGTTTATTATTGCTATGAAATTTTTAGCcatttaaataatgataaaagTATGTAAcgttttttgttacatttttctGACAGGGTGTAATCATTTTGTATTTGATAACAAGGTGTAtgaaagaaatgtttaatttagATTTGTTTTACAATGTTGTAACGATTATAAGTCTATATTGCATTTAGTAATGTAACTTTTTAATTACCGGAAAGaagagatacaagccgagacTGCTCAAATCGTCGGCGGCTGGCCGCTTAAAAGCAAAGCCGCTAATAAAGattggaagaaaaatattaagaagAATTACAAATGAATTACTATTAGAAGTATAACTcaattacaactgaactagaacttaactagataatttcaccaattttaacggagttgccactattttaaattcgtATGGCAAGTTGAAAaagagttgccacacaatattgtgctaatattaaaatagtaaaaaatagtataaatgtccattttatgcagaaaaaaaaaacatataaaaagacaggtttctatataacagactattatacaatataacaagtaagagttctatattcggctgggccgaatcttaatatacccttcaccatgatgtgttaaaaaacagtcattacgaattttattacaaaaaatgaaaaaaataccaattgtagcccattttatacgatctaaattaatcagggctctacatgcttaactttatatttctaggttcaatattatataaattttaaaaagtatcttttgatgaacgaaaaagtaccaaaaacttcccttttatgggttcccacttaatccaggctctatattatgtttctaggttcaatattatagaaaattcaaaaagtaccttttgtagaacgaaaaagtaccaaaatgtccccttttatgtattctggactaatccgggctctacatacttaatattatgtttctaggttcaatattgtagaaaattcaaaaaagtaccttttgtagaaagaaaaagtaccagaaagtctcTTTTTtcaagttcttacctagtcaaggcccaacatgctaaatttcatgcttctaggttcaatattaaagaaatttcaaatttcgttatttatggaccgattggaatgattttaaaaagcgttctattcgatcgtatttccaatagaattattgaattatcttatgaaaactgatttcaacatacacacagacagacagacggatatggctaaatcgactccgctatctataaggatccagaatatatatactttataggatcggaaaattatattatagaaattacaaacggaatgacaaacttatatatacccttcccacgaaAGTGAAGACTATAATAAATGCTTATAAggtaaatttctgaaaaaaagtttaattgagccgacaatttagacGCCgacgatattttctatataagccgctgccgccgatcattttgcatcggcttgtatcggTATAGATTTTATGGACctatgatatttatttaatgggcgaaaaaggtaaaataatggTGAACTACAATGGTGAACGTTTTGCAGAATAATGCataataatgaataaattttgtatctaaTGATTGGAGGCTTAAAAACCCACACAAATGTACATCAATATCACCTAATGAAAGACCCcctcttggtgttattgcaataccGTTGAAAAAGTTGCTACCAGTACCAGTGTTTTCCAGTCCGAGGGGACTATCAAATGATGAtaatcaaatgtatccttggccctttctttggaaaatttgaCACAGACCTCATTTGTTTTGTGTCCTTTATTGAAGAGGTCCCTTTTGAGGTGCATGCAATAGCTATGCTTATAACCCAAATTAGTGGGAAGATATTTTCGGCAAAAAGACAGATACACGATGTGGTGGTCGTTGACAATTAATTAAATGCACGTTTAGTTGTTTCTTAAAATAtagataatttattataaaaaaaggagCTTGCACGTGCTCGTAGAAATCCATGtcacaattaatttttacatatttgacAGCTCAAGGTTGCCAGATTTGATTATTAATAAAGGCTACCAGATTTGTATATTACAATTCTCTCACCCTTATTACATACTTATTATATTAACTTAttcaaaattacaatatttaattcaatgtatttatgtaatttaataatttgaaattttgacaaaagatttttaaaattgaataaaataaattcaataaaacaaaatgataatAAGGAATCGTATGAGGTTTCATTCAGAGTCTACTATGTAGTCTCCTAAATGTGGGGGCAGTCTACGAACCCTTGCCGAAACTCTACGCGGTATCGTAGATGGCGGTTGTACATTCAATGAAAATGGTTGTTgatttgatgatgatgatgtttgtTGATTCGATGATGATGCTCGTTgatttgatgatgatgatgcttgTTGATCTGATGATGCTTGTTGATTTGATGATGATGTTTGTTGATCTGATGATGATTCTTGTTGATTTGATGATGATTCTTGTTGATTCGGTTGTTGTGAATTTCGCTCTGACGTGTTTGTTGAATCATTGGGTATTTCCACGAGATCTTCGATGTTTGCATATTGTCGCTTGTTGTTTTCATCTCGCAGAACtactttttcattattgttttcGGGAATAGTAGGCTGGACATTTGATGCACGTAATTGATTTATGTGCCTTTTGAACACAAATCCGTTATCTAGTTCAACTATATAATGGAGATTTCCAAGCTTCTTGGTAATTATACCCGTCTTCCAGGTTGTCTTGTTTGTTGTGTAATAACGAGCTAAGACTCTCTCACCCTTATACAGTTGCCTGGCCATACATTTTGAGTATTGAGTTCTGTTAAACTTAGTTGGTTTAAATGCATCCAGACTTATACGTATTTGCCTTCCCAAATACTGTTCCGAAGgagttttagagttttttaatGGCGTCGCGCGATACTTAAAAAGTATTTCCTGTACTTTTTTCCGAATAGACATCGTTTCACTTTCCATTGTCGTTAATTTGTGTTTTAGAGTTTGTACATTTCTCTCTGCCAACCCATTCGTGGCTGGGTGGCCTGGCGctataaacttttgaaaaataccgcagtttttacaaaaagttttgaattCCTCGCTTGtaaaaattgttgcattgtctgATACCAGAACGTTTGGATATCCATTTCTCGAAAATATTTCTTCTAGAATTTCTATTGTCGACAATGACGACGGTGCTGTTCGGCTAATACCGATTTCAGCCCATTTCGACTTCGCGTCCATTACCACCagaaagaaattattttgaaaaggaCCGGCATAATCTATGTGTATGCGTTGCCAATTTCCATCAGGCTCTTCCCACGGATGAAGTTCCGCTTTAGCTGGAGAACTTTTTACTAACGCACATGACGGACATGATCGCACCAAATTTTCAATGTCCTTGTCAATGTTCTTCCAGTATACATAGCGGCGTGCCAGTTGTTTCATCTTAGTGATGCCTAAGTGCGTATAATGGAGTTCCTGTAACACGTATGGTTGTAGGATTTCAGGGATTACTACTCTTTGACCTCTGAAAAGCACGTCCTCATCAACTGTAAATTCTGGATCGATATCATTGTCATtatcgtttttgttgttgttacgtAGTCTCATTATGATTTGTGAAATGTGTTTATCCTTACGGGTTTCATCACGGAGTGATTGAAAATTGATTTTCGAATTACTAATATGATTAATACTTTCATTACATATAAGATGTACTTCTCTATTGATAGAACATTCGGCGAAATTTGTTGTAATATCAGGCGCTCTGGAGAGACAATCCGCGTTAGTGTTGTCGACCCCTTTTTTGACTTGTATCTCATAATTAAAACCAGATAAATACGCTGCATATCGTTGTAATCGGGCAGACGTCATTTGAGGCAGTTTTGCTGTTTGATGAAAAATTCTCATAATCGGCTGATTGTCCGTTATGAGTACGAATTGACGCGCGAATAAATATTCATGGAAGTGTTGAACAGAAAAAACAATTGATAGCGCCTCTCTATCCAGCTGAGAATAATTTTGTTCGGCGGGCGTCAATGCCCTAGACGCGTACGCGATTGGCCGTTCTTCCCCATCGAATATGTGTGATAAGACACCCGCTATACCTGTTGGACCTGCGTCACATgccaattgaatttttaaactaGGGTTGTAGGGTACCAATACTCTTTCACTGGCCAATTCTCTTTTCAGTGTGTTAAACGCATCTTCACATTTATTGGTCCAGTTAAATTTTGAATCTTTTTTCAAGAGGTGTCTTAAGGGTGTAGTTGTTGTAGATATTTTAGGTATAAAGCGTGCGTAGTACGTTACCATCCCTAAGAACCTTCTAACGTCGTCAACCGTGTTTGGTGTAGGCATGTTAAGAATTGCCGAAACTTTTGATGGAGATTTCTTTATCGAATTAAATTCAACAATGTGACCCAAAAATTCAATACTTTCTTTGAAAAACGAACATTTGCCCCGGTTAAGGTGTAAATCGAAACGTTTCAACTGTCCAAGGCAAGTTTTTAAATGAGAAATGCACTCTTCCATTGAATTTCCATGTACAATTATGTCGTCGAAATACGACTCTGTTTTCGGTACATCCCTTAATATCTggtcaataattctgttaaattCTGCGGGGGCAGTTTTAATGCCAAATGATAACCGTTGCATTTTATATGTACCCCGATGAGTTGAAATTGTTTGTATTATACTCGACTGTTCGTCTACTGGTATGTGTAAATATGCCTTATACAAATCGAGTCTACAAAAATACCTTGAATCCCGAAGGCTATTAAAAATGTCATCGATTTTACGAATTGGGTAGTGTGCATCAATTAGACGTTGGTTTACGCCGACCTTATAATCTACACACAGTCTGACCCCCCCATCAGCTTTAGGTATTACTACCAGGGGCGACCCCAATCGCTATTCGTTGTTTTGGATATAATCCCAGCTTGTTCCAACACATCTAGTTCCTTTTCAACTCGTTCCGTTAAGGAATATGGGATTTGTCTTTCCTTGTTATAAATTGGTTTGACACCTTCACGTAATTGTAACGAAACTTTGTATTGTCGTGTACAACCAATTTTTTCTTGGAATACCTCAGAAAATTCATGTATAATTTCATCGATAACGCTTACCTGATTAATATCAgctgtatttgttgttttactatTGTTGTCCAggtcatttaaatttatgtttaaccgTCTGATCCACGAGCGACCCACTAATGCTGAACAGCCATCTGGAACAATGTAAATATCATCGAATATAGTTGAGTTGTTGTATCTtgcttttacttttattttcccGTCAGGTATAAATGTTGTTTGAGTATACGAACGAAACGCAATATTGGTGGGAACCACTGGTGTGTCCAATTGTAGCTTGTTAAATTGACCcctgggcaaaaatgtaaaacctGACCCAGAGTCCACTTCGAACTTTACCATTTTACCTTCTATATCGATGTCTGTATAGTATCGTTCAGCATTtgtagaattgttgttgttttggtaAACGTCGATTACCTTATAAACGCCATAATCTTCATCCTGATGTATTTGGTTTGTTGAATACTTCTTTTGTGGGGTTCTCCCATTTGATGACTTACTCAACGTAGCAATACAGACCTTAACGATGTGACCTTTTCTGTTGCACCCGGTACACTTTAATTTGTCCTTATCTGTGTGGCAGTCTTTAGCGAAATGATTACTTCTACCACACCGCAAACATAAGCCATCTATGCCCAATTTTTTGTAATCAATTTTACCTTGTGGTTGTTGTGCTTTCGACGATTGCCCAgctttattgttgtatttatgatttttacgtTTGAAAACTTgatttatagttgttgttgtactcGATCTCATCGTCATTTCTTTTGAATCAGCTTTAGCCGCCTCAATAGCAATCGCCTTTGCCACAACATCCTCAAATTGGCTCGATCCTGATTGTAGAAGTTGTTCCCGCATGTTGTTATCATAAATTCCCCGTATAAATTGGGCCCGTAAAAATATGTCCGCTACTGATGCTTTGCATTTACATGCCGACACAAATTCGCAATCCCCGATTTCGGCTCGCAATGCTGCCACGAATTCGGCAATGGACTGTCCTTCCGATTGGTATTTCGACAAAAATTGGTGTTGTGTCACCAGCACATTCTTTTTTGGAGAGAGATGTGTCTCCAACAGTTGCAGTAACTCTCCGTACTGAACCTCATTTAGTGCCTTTGGTGCTGCTAAAGCGCTTACCATATTAAAAAGCTTTGCTCCTATTGAATTTAACAACAGTTTGGCACAGTACTCGTTGTTTGTAGAAATTGCTTTCATTTCCGTATAATTTTTGAACCTTTGGATGTAATTCCTGAATGACTCTTTGGAAGAGTCAAACGGTTCAAAATTTGGTAATAAAGCAGTAGTAGTGGCACTTGTGTTGGCAGCACCTTGCACCGTGTTCTGCCCCTGTGCCGCCATTTGCATTACCTGTGTAACTAAGTTGTGTTGCATCTGCATGAAAGCAGCAAATTGATCTTTATCCATTTTTAAGACTTTGGTTGACCTCGTCGCCAATCTGTGGTGGTCGTTGACAATTAATTAAATGCACGTTTAGTTGTTTCTTAAAATAtagataatttattataaaaaaaaggagCTTGCACGTGCTCGTAGAAATCCATGtcacaattaatttttacatatttgacAGCTCAAGGTTGCCAGATTTGATTATTAATAAAGGCTACCAGATTTGTATATTACACACGATAAGGTCAATAATTTGAGATAAGTTCGAGGTGACTGTTCTTAGCTTATTTGATGAATTCATGTTTTTGTCCGAATCAATAGAGGTCACTCCATTTGTGTGGATGTATATGGAAGACATGCCAAGGTTGCAggagctcgagtacttgagtaAAGTGGTTGTAGGTCCAAAATTAACACCGGCGTGTAAGAAACACATAGGGGCGGTTACAAGTCTAGCCAGCTTATCCAATGGTTGGAAAAATACCACCATTATATAATGCTAACACTgtaggtgttcacgtaaagcttTTCGACATCTTGGCAAAAATAAAGGGAATATTTCGAGATCATACTGTTTAAGAGGGGTACTAATAAGGACACATTTAAGGCGCCGTGTTATAAAGCCATAGGTAATAAAGCCATATGACCTTATTTCTCAATGGAATGAGAAATATAACCATATGGCTTTATTGCCTACACCCAAGTGCAATATCACCATAAACTAAAAGTAACCAAAGTGGAAATAACGCCATAACAGTGAAATAGTTACGGTTACAAATTGCCAAAAGAATCAGTTGCCAATAAttcctcaaaattcaaaaatgaaataaatccctaaaaatatttttgggaagttatttcattatattacttttatatcacgaaataaaaaaatatatgtttaatagccggccttcggccgggcgccAGGGTTTTCTCCTCTGAGATATATTggacaccggcttcgctaaaaaTACACTTTCCGTGGAACAAGAGCGTTCGACCttaggccggctatttaggaaatctttactaagcgaagccggtgttggacatatCATAGAGAAGAAAGTCCTTCGCCCGgccgtaggccggctatttaggaaatctttactaagcgaagccggtgttggacatatTATAGAGTTGTAAATCCTTGCGTCCGgccgtaggccggctatttaggaactctttactaagcgaagccggtgttggacataccatagagaaGAAagtccttgcgcccggccgtaggccggctatttaggaaatctttactaagcaaagccggtgttggacatatTATAGAGTTGTAAATCCTTGCGTCCGGCCGTAGAccggctatttaggaaatctttactaagcgagccggtgttggacataccatagagaaGAAagtccttgcgcccggccgtaggccggctatttCGGAAATCTTTAcgaagcgaagccggtgttggacatatTATAGAGTTGTAAATCCTTGCGTCCGgccgtaggccggctatttaggaaatatttattaagcgaagccgttgttggacataccatagagaaGAAAGGCCTTGCGCCCGGAcgtaggccggctatttagaaaatttttattaagcgattaaactgaaatgtattaaactttGGAGCCCCACTCGATGCGCGacctagttttttttaatatgtcacTATATAAAGTATTccgtattatttatataaagaacactgaactacattttttttgtaaataaatttgaattatgaaaaaaattaaatcagcAATAACACCATAATGGTTTTATTTCATTCCTTACATGGAAATAAAGTCATATGGCCTTATTTCTCAATGAAATGAGAAATATAAACATATGGCTTTATTACCTATGGCTTTATAACACGGCGCCCACATTTAACTCTCAGGGCTAAGTAGAAAAAACTTTTGATGTTCTGGGCATGAAAATTCATTGCGATGTCCGCtgactaaacacattttccaagtgtcgaaagaagcattcaagtgtccTGGTTTCTTGAAACGGTGTAACACATACTTCTCTCCATCTGATCTTCTAACTATTAacaccacttatatccgacctaaaatggaatacaactcccGCCGGAGCTTCGTAATCTATTTTTGAGCTATTCGACCGTGTACACGAGagggcgaaggtacttatcggtgacagtagggtatccaattctattgattcactggagcacAGTCGTAACGTGGGGTGTATTTCATTGTTATGTATCTGTATTTTTCTCAATGTGTGATAGTTTCATTACGATACCAACCGTACTTTTCCACACGAAagtttgacagatcatattacttataTGCTCGTGTGAAGGCGGCTTAAGGAATGATAAaatgatttgaaattttcttttattaaatttccctgagttttttttcatctttatcATAAAATACATGATTAAATGCAGATTAAACTACTTTTATCTTACTTTTATCAACaacattaaaatgtattaacAACAAtctcttttaaatacaaatacagataaattattacaaattgatATTTTTCCTTAAGAggtcattttactttttttttataaatttctata
Proteins encoded:
- the LOC124420250 gene encoding uncharacterized protein LOC124420250 — protein: MRLRNNNKNDNDNDIDPEFTVDEDPTIPENNNEKVVLRDENNKRQYANIEDLVEIPNDSTNTSERNSQQPNQQESSSNQQESSSDQQTSSSNQQASSDQQASSSSNQRASSSNQQTSSSSNQQPFSLNVQPPSTIPRRVSARFNTFNNLLLLLIYSTTEGRTFGKIRRLQMALIPIVFKFGVLSAMVAFLVAIGMKTLFLVKVLVVMNLLALLGKFFTLKSHFGHVEHVAAPPPPTWNWTPYASSGWQSAAPVEHHSNKEIHLHIHGGQGQPQVSGYSYGSSAAAAPTHGWERRNDPYSAYETMALQGQQNELVPNELTSSPNDQQFGNFPSNHRML
- the LOC124420251 gene encoding uncharacterized protein LOC124420251, encoding MDKDQFAAFMQMQHNLVTQVMQMAAQGQNTVQGAANTSATTTALLPNFEPFDSSKESFRNYIQRFKNYTEMKAISTNNEYCAKLLLNSIGAKLFNMVSALAAPKALNEVQYGELLQLLETHLSPKKNVLVTQHQFLSKYQSEGQSIAEFVAALRAEIGDCEFVSACKCKASVADIFLRAQFIRGIYDNNMREQLLQSGSSQFEDVVAKAIAIEAAKADSKEMTMRSSTTTTINQVFKRKNHKYNNKAGQSSKAQQPQGKIDYKKLGIDGLCLRCGRSNHFAKDCHTDKDKLKCTGCNRKGHIVKVCIATLSKSSNGRTPQKKYSTNQIHQDEDYGVYKVIDVYQNNNNSTNAERYYTDIDIEGKMVKFEVDSGSGFTFLPRGQFNKLQLDTPVVPTNIAFRSYTQTTFIPDGKIKVKARYNNSTIFDDIYIVPDGCSALVGRSWIRRLNINLNDLDNNSKTTNTADINQVSVIDEIIHEFSEVFQEKIGCTRQYKVSLQLREGVKPIYNKERQIPYSLTERVEKELDVLEQAGIISKTTNSDWGRPW